The Amaranthus tricolor cultivar Red isolate AtriRed21 chromosome 2, ASM2621246v1, whole genome shotgun sequence genome contains the following window.
GTGATAACAAGAGTGTGCTCAACTCATGCATACCTCTCTCACCCATATGACCCAAcctcaagtgccaaagtttggtcTCTTCATCGGACATGATACTAGTGGAGACATTCACAGAGCCGGAGATGGTTCAACCCTCCAGAGCATACAAACTTCCGTTCATTTTCCCCTTCATCATAACTAGTGACCCTCTTATGACTTTCATCACTACACCTTGACAAGTAATCCTACAACCATTCTTGTCTAAAGTACCCAATGAAATCAAGTTCTTCTTTAACCCGGGAACATGCCTAACATCGGACAACGTTCTCACCATACCATCAAACATCTTCATTTGAATACTCCCTGATGTATGCACtttgtactatatttttatgctcctttcccttgcattttatggcattttgatgtgtgattttGCATTTTCCATGTGGTTTTACGCTTGGTGGGAGTTTTtgtgtgtctttgattatttcaggccattttactccactcttgtattggaagcGGATCACTTCTGAGCATTAGGATGCATGCTTCGAGATTTGGTAGAGTTCGAGACCGCACTACGGAATTTTTTGAGCTCAGGGGTCCATTCGGATATGCTTTTAGTCCCGTTAGGTCTCGTTTATACTTTTTCCGCGTTCTAATGAAGAAAAGTAAGCACAAGATGATGGGCCCGGGCGGGTATTTTCATACCCGGGCGATTTCAAGTAAGAAATAGGAATGTAAGCCTCCGAGCCCAGGACCCGGTCGGGTATACTCTAAACTTGGTCGGGTCTGTCGATAATCATTTGCATAAGTATTCAGCATACGGACCCGGTCCAGTCATGtttaaacccggtcgggtcctaCGATTTCTGCTCTGTGGAAACTCTCAGCATACGAACCCGTTCCGGTCTTGCCTAAACCCGGTCCGTTCCTACTTTAATAACCGTTTTCCGCACagtttatattttgattatgaGGGAATGTTTAAGGGAGCAAGGTTTTTTCGACAGGGATAATTTTAATTCTTCACTTTGGGAGAAAAACTTTGTAACTTTCAATTACTTTCGTTCATCCTTTGGTATTCAACTTcaagtattatttctttatccCTTCCTTGTTATTACATTTAatcatgttttctttaatttattccTGTTTCGTTACATTtgatatgtgtgagtagtttcttaatctagggttagatggaaccctagccatgatgttgatgatgaattattgaatcccaatccctttttgttatgcataatccttgttcatgcttgatTTCTTATGCTAGTTACCTCATGTTTTTTCAATAGAAATTTTGGAAATCGTGGTTAACAATTCATTCAATTGTTAACGAAAGTTAGAGTtgaatgaattgccttttagatcaagggcttgataatcttcatgaaaatagattgatttgattgttggatcttatagaatactatgctcaatgtcattactatacttgattccatgaaaataggtttgatagtATGGTAGTGAAACTAATAGTCTTTGAAAGAAgttattagtatctttaatgGTGTATTCGTCCCATTGAACTTGGTTATGATTGTTGTAAGGGTAGTAGGATCTTATTGTCATCATATCATGCTAGTGGGGAAATTTATCCCTAGATGTTTTAGTATCATTGATTTacttttctaatttaattgcttgtattctagtcatttagttagtttagacatatattctctaaaattgtgtgttatttaggatcaattggtagccggaaaataatcatttactacgttgttccctgtggattcgaccctaactgccgctatactagttgcatattaggatTTGTTTAGTAGTACATAAACGACCTATGGCCGTTGCCGGGGAACAACGGATTAACTTACTGTTTATTTTCTGAGTTTAAATTCATTCTTTTTCTCTGATTTCGCTTCGGTTATGTCCCCCCTCCCCTATCTATTTAACCCTTTGCTTTTAGTTTCTTTTGTTGCATGCAAACCAGACGACAGGGATACGAACTAGTACCTTTTGACCTTGAAATCGAAGCAACAGCAAGAAGACTCAACTTTAGAGAAAGAAGGCGAAGAAACAAGAGAAGGGAAGATTTAACCATAGCTGAAACACTAGAGAAACCCCTCCTGGATTACATCACTTCCGATGCTAGCATTGTCACTACTAGCATTGTGAGGCCAGAGATTTCCAGGAACCAGTATGAGATCCGGTCAGCATTCTTCAACTGGATCGCTCAGGACCAATTTCATGGTATTGAGAATGAGAGCCCAACCGATCACATTAAGCTGCTCATCGACAAGTGCATGACACACAAGTACAACAACGTCACTTCCGATCAATTAATGTTGATAgatttccctttttctcttgtgGGGGCAGCTAAGCAGTGGCTTCGTGAGGAAGAACCCAACTCCATTGCTACTTGGGAGGCTCTTAAAAAAGCATTCTTGCATCGTTACTACCCACCCGGAAAAACTTCAAAGTACCGAAATGAAATCTCTACTTTCAAGCAAAACGACGGGGAATCACTCTATGATGCATGGGAGAGATTTAAAAGTCTAATCAGAAAGTGCACACATCACGGATTACCAGATTGGATGGTTATTGAGACAGTCTACCATGCTTTGAGTCATGAGATCCAGACTTCTTTGGATGCTGCTGCTGGGGGTAACTTCATGATGAAAACACTGACCTAGGCCAAGAAAATTCTTGATATATGGCCTCAGATTACCACTGGCGCGAACAATCAACTCCAAGGCGAGGTGGTAGGTATGAAGTGGATGTTATTGCTGCTTTGACTAATAATGTGCAGGCTTTGACAAGGAGGGTTGAGCAATTGGATGTGGCTGCAGTAAATAAAGTCTGTGGTGCTTGTGGCTTAATGGGCATTCTAGTGTTGATTGCCAACTTCAAGCCGAAGGGGTTGCTGCTGTGGAACAAGTCAATGCCATCCAAAATCAGAATGCCAGACAACAATACAACCCCTATTCCAACACCTTCAACCCAGGATGGAGGGATCATCCAAATTTTTCCTACAGAAACAACAATGCCCAGAATCCCTCATCCTCGTACAACATACCATCGGGTTTCTAAAAAAGACCTCCCTTCCCACCTCAACAACAACATCCACCAAAGTCCAACCTTGAGAGCTTGATGGAGAACTTCATTGCTACCCAAAGCAAGCAAAATGAACACTTCAGCACCTCCATTAATCAGATTTTGGCCCACAACAAAACGATCGATACTCAGATAGCTCAAATGGCATAGCAATTGAGTAACTTGTCCATGCAAAAGGGGCAACTTCTAGGAAACACAGAAAAGAACCCAACCACGTCTCCCCATCAGCAACTCAATGCAGTGACTACGAGGAGTGGTAGGACACCTCATGATCCAGCCCCTAAGGTAAAGACTTCACCTATTGTTGTTCCAAATTCAGGAACTAATGATGATGTTtctgaagaaaagaaggatgaGCCAGTCAATTCAGACAAGCCCACAATTGCCAGTCGAACTTACACACCACCAGTGCCATTTCCTTCTAAATTGGCACAGGCGAAGCTTGAGCATAAATATGGAAAATTTCTTCAAGTATTGAGCAAGCTATAGATCAACATCCCCTTCTTGGAAGCCATTAAGGAAATGCCCTCTTATGCTAAATTCCTCAAAGACATCATTTCCAACAAACGCAAGCTAGAGGAGAGTGTGGTGGAAACTTTGAATGGGCAATGTAGTGATATTTTAGGGTGTAAGGTTCCTAAAAAACAAGCTGATCCTGGTAGTTTTACTATCCCACTGAAGTTTGGGAAAGATGTGTCTGCCGTAGCCCTTGCTGATTTAGGGGCTAGTGTGAGTGTGATGCCCTTGACATTATGCAAAAAGATCAATGGCGAGATGAAAGTCACTCGGATGTCCATACAATTAGTCGATCGATCTGTGAGATATCCAGTTGCTATTCTTGAGGATTTCCCCGTTCAAGTTGGTAATTACTTCGTACCCTGCGATTTCGTCATCATGGATATGGAAGAGGATACCCGCATTCCGGTGATTTTGGGTCGTGATTTTTTAAAGACTACAGCAGCCATTTTTGATGTGAAGAATGGGAAGTTATCACTTGAGATTTTGGGAGAACAGCTGCATTTCCATCTCTCCTCTTCCATGGCACATCCTGCCATTGAGGAGACTGTTTATCGGGTGGATGCGATAGTTGATGCTACTATAGAGAGGGAGTCCACACCCTCCATTGTTGATCCACTTTATGCAGCTATTGAGGGTAACTATGAGAAGGATAGGGTCGATGTGATTGACATGGTCAAAGTTTTAGATGTTGCACCTACATTTGTTCCTACAAAAGCTAAGTTTAAGGACACCCCACCTTGGAAGGTGTTCACCATTGAGGAACGAAAGGAGTGTGCCACGCCTCCTCGGGTAGAATTAAAACCCCTTCCCCCTTCTTTGAAGTATGTCTTTCTAGAGGATAATGACACTTACCCTGTTATTGTCAATGCTGAACTTAATGGCACTCAAATTGAGCGATTGCTCACAGTTCTGAAAAAGAATAAGAGTGTTATTGGGTACACTATTGATGACATCAAGGGTATTAATCCCTCATTCTGCACTCATTAGATGCGGTCCTTCTGGTTCTGGAGGTGGTGGTTCGGGCCAGTGATCATTTATTTGATCTTGTGCCAAACACTGAGGACCGTGCTTGGACTGGCTTGGGGGGATAATCACTTCTCATTCACTTACTCACTCATGCATctgtataattttattattttcagcATATAGAGTTAGGTTTTATTTCT
Protein-coding sequences here:
- the LOC130805717 gene encoding uncharacterized protein LOC130805717, which encodes MPSYAKFLKDIISNKRKLEESVVETLNGQCSDILGCKVPKKQADPGSFTIPLKFGKDVSAVALADLGASVSVMPLTLCKKINGEMKVTRMSIQLVDRSVRYPVAILEDFPVQVGNYFVPCDFVIMDMEEDTRIPVILGRDFLKTTAAIFDVKNGKLSLEILGEQLHFHLSSSMAHPAIEETVYRVDAIVDATIERESTPSIVDPLYAAIEGNYEKDRVDVIDMVKVLDVAPTFVPTKAKFKDTPPWKVFTIEERKECATPPRVELKPLPPSLKYVFLEDNDTYPVIVNAELNGTQIERLLTVLKKNKSVIGYTIDDIKGSFMIDCVMFMLKVCAVAGKESSLPILKSILKEKDSKVKVKIFRILFALERSFCPSKHMSVRVGRKTLLGNGSSHFYYFGV